CACCGGTCAGCTCACGAGAGCTCGCGGCGTACGGCGTGATCGTCGCGATCGCGGACGCGTCGTCGGAGTAGTCGTCCTCGTCGGTGCCGTGGACGTAGACCGCGACGAGCCGCGAGTGACGGTCGTCGGACTTGGGCCGGATCACCTGACCGAGCCGGTGCATCACCTGGCGGCTGCCGCCGCTGGCGCCGATGACGATCGCGAGGTCGACGTCGGAGAGGTTGACGTTCTCGTCGGCGCCGCGCGGCGCGGCGACCAGGCAGATGTCGTCACCGTCGCGGCCGCTGTCGCCGCGCCGAGCCCGGCGGCCGAGCTCGATGCCGGTGAGCGCTCGCGTCGAGCAGCTCTCGGCGGCGAACAGCTTCGTCACGTGCGACGCGGACGGCTCGTCCTGGGCGAACACCAGCGCCCGCTCGCCGTCGCGCACCCGCGCCGCGAGCGCCTTCAAGACGGGCGACTTGCCGGACGCGCCGGCGACGAGCTCGTTCCGCTTCGCGAGGGCCTTCTGGTAGCTGCGCGCAGCGTTGCGCGCAGGCCCGAGCCGGCCGCCGGCGAGGGTGGTGACCGCCTCGGTGAAGCGGTCGGTCGGCGGCACGCCGAACTCGGCCACCAACGTTGCGGCGAGGTCCTTGATCTGATTGCCCAGTGCGTCGTACTCCGCCTGTTCGGCGTTGGTGAGCCGGACAGAGACGACCGCGATGTCGAACGGCGCGATGACCGCGCTCTCCAGCGCCTGCTCGTAGCCGAGCCGCATGCTGACGCCGCCGAAGTACGGGTCGAGATAGGTCGAGATGCCGTTGTCGTCACGCTCGTAGGTGGCGGTCAGCCCGAGCCGCCACGTGAACAGCGGGTCGAGGGCGGGAGAGTGCTCACGGGTGCCGTACAGGTGCACCTGGTCGGCGACGATCAGCCCCTCGAAGCTGGTCCCGAAGGCGCTCTCGTGGACCGCGTCCTGGATCGTGCAGACGATGACGTCCGCAGCGCCGTGGCGCGCCGTGATCTTCCCGACGCGGTTGATGGGCAGCGCGCTGCGCAGGCCGTCGTACCACTGGTCGACCCGCTCTGCGGTCGGCGTGACGACGAGCACCTTCATGCGCTGGTCGAGGGCTTCGGCGATCGCCCAGTACGCGACGGGGGTCTTGTCGGTTCCGCTGACCGCTTCGATCACGCCGCGATGGCCCTTGGCGGCCCAGGCGGCGAGCGCCTCGCGCTGCCACGGGACGATCTCGATCTCCTCGGCGAGCGAGAGCGGCCGGTCGTCGACGAGGTCGGTCGACGCCGACCCGTCGGTCACGTCCGCGCTCGGTTCGGCGCTCGGCTCGGTGGCGGCGACCGGCTTGTCGTCGGTCACCGCGGCCGCCGGGTCGGCGGGTTTGTCGTCGCGTACGACGGTCTCGAGCTTGCGCTGGAGCCGGGCGACCTCGGCTTCGAGCTCGGCGGCGCGGCGCTGCGCGCTGTCGCGGTCGGCCTTCGCCTCGCGCGCCTCGACCTGCTGCTCGGACAGCGCCTGACGGAGCTCGTCGATGGTCGCCTCGTGGACGGCGGACTGCCCGCCGACGCGCGCGGAGCGCTCCTCGGCCGCCTGGATCAGCTCAGTCGCCTCGTTGAGCTTGCGGGCCGCTTCGTCGGCCGCTTGCTCGGCGTCGAACTCGATCGTGCGGACCTGTGCCTCGAGCTCGATCGTGCGCTGCCGCGCCTCGTCGCGCTCCTCGGTGATCCGCTCGCGCTCGGATCGCTGCTCGGCGACGGTCTGGCGCAGCTGCTGTGCCGCTGCCTCGTGCGCGGCGGCGGTCTCGACGAGCCGGGCGGCGCGCTCCTCGCTGGTCTCGAGCCGACGCGTCGTCTCGGCGAGCTGCCGTGACGTGTCGTCGAGCTGGGAGGTCTTCGCGTCGAGCTGCCGGGCGGCGACCGCTGCCGCCTTCTCGGCGTCGGCGCGGGCCTTGGCGAGGTCGGCTTCCAGCCGCTGCGCCTGCGCGGTCCACTTGTCGGTCTGCTGTCGGGACTCGGCGAGGGAGACGGTCAGGTCGTCGGTCTGGGTGTTGAGCCGCCCGATCTCGCCTCGGTGCGATTCGAGCTCCTTGCGCAGCCGCTGGACCTCGGCGTCGGCGGCGATGCGCGCCTCGGTCTCGCGGTCGCGTGCCGCCGATGCGTCGGAGAGCTGGGCGCGGGTGTTGTCCAGCGACTGCTGTAGCTCGCCGATCTCGTTGCGGTGCCGCTCGTCGCGCGCCGCGTTGTCGGCGGTGGCCCGCTGGTGAAGGGCCTGCACCTCGGCGCGGTGGCGGTCCTCGCGAGCGTTGACGTCGGCCATGAAGGACTGCTGCATCGCGCGCACCTCGGCGCGGTGACGGTCCTCGCGCTCGGCGATGTCGATGGCGAAGGCTTCCTGCAACGCACGGACCCCGGCGCCGCCGTCGTCCGGCGTAGTCGTCGATGGCACGGGTGGCGCGGCTGGGGTGACGGCGGCAGGCGGCGCCGCCTCGGGGGGTGACGCCGGCGGCTCCTGCGGGGTCTGCGCAGCGGGGGTCTGGGTCGCGGGGGTCTGCGCAGCGGGGGTCGGTGTCGCGGGGGTCTGGGTCGCGAGGGTCGGTGCCGCTGGCGCGACGGCCGGCGGGGCGACGGCCGGCGGGGCGACGGCAGGTGCGGCGGCGGGCGTCGCGGCCGCGGCGGCTGCCTGCTGCGAGGGCGGATACACCGCCGGT
Above is a genomic segment from Mycobacteriales bacterium containing:
- a CDS encoding DEAD/DEAH box helicase family protein, which gives rise to MDGPDTGVPSRSMDVLPETPPARRTRKPRAIGDAAPELPVSGRAPAELATPPAAETPAPSEAPATPAVYPPSQQAAAAAATPAAAPAVAPPAVAPPAVAPAAPTLATQTPATPTPAAQTPATQTPAAQTPQEPPASPPEAAPPAAVTPAAPPVPSTTTPDDGGAGVRALQEAFAIDIAEREDRHRAEVRAMQQSFMADVNAREDRHRAEVQALHQRATADNAARDERHRNEIGELQQSLDNTRAQLSDASAARDRETEARIAADAEVQRLRKELESHRGEIGRLNTQTDDLTVSLAESRQQTDKWTAQAQRLEADLAKARADAEKAAAVAARQLDAKTSQLDDTSRQLAETTRRLETSEERAARLVETAAAHEAAAQQLRQTVAEQRSERERITEERDEARQRTIELEAQVRTIEFDAEQAADEAARKLNEATELIQAAEERSARVGGQSAVHEATIDELRQALSEQQVEAREAKADRDSAQRRAAELEAEVARLQRKLETVVRDDKPADPAAAVTDDKPVAATEPSAEPSADVTDGSASTDLVDDRPLSLAEEIEIVPWQREALAAWAAKGHRGVIEAVSGTDKTPVAYWAIAEALDQRMKVLVVTPTAERVDQWYDGLRSALPINRVGKITARHGAADVIVCTIQDAVHESAFGTSFEGLIVADQVHLYGTREHSPALDPLFTWRLGLTATYERDDNGISTYLDPYFGGVSMRLGYEQALESAVIAPFDIAVVSVRLTNAEQAEYDALGNQIKDLAATLVAEFGVPPTDRFTEAVTTLAGGRLGPARNAARSYQKALAKRNELVAGASGKSPVLKALAARVRDGERALVFAQDEPSASHVTKLFAAESCSTRALTGIELGRRARRGDSGRDGDDICLVAAPRGADENVNLSDVDLAIVIGASGGSRQVMHRLGQVIRPKSDDRHSRLVAVYVHGTDEDDYSDDASAIATITPYAASSRELTGAESGALVEFLNPAAG